The Bos mutus isolate GX-2022 chromosome 7, NWIPB_WYAK_1.1, whole genome shotgun sequence genome window below encodes:
- the F2RL3 gene encoding proteinase-activated receptor 4 has protein sequence MWVLLLLWPLALGFSLGDTLTPIGFEDTGSAAEGDDITQRPHPRSFPGQPCANDSNTLELPPNSRALLLGWVPTRLVPALYGLALAVGLPANSLALWVLATQVPRLPSTMLLMNLAAADLLLALALPPRIAYHLRGQRWPFGEAACRLDTAALYGHLYGSLLLLAAVSLDRYLAVVHPLRARTLRGQRLASGLCVTAWLAAAALAMPLALQQQTFRLSHSDHVLCHDVLPTGAQASYWRPAFICLAGFGCFLPLLAMVLSYGATLRTLAAGGRRYGHALRLTALVLVSAVALFAPSNVLLLLHFSNPGPDAWGDLYAAYVPSLALSTLNSCVDPFIYYFVSAEFRSKVQEGLLRRGPGTATASREGGSRATGTRSSSLM, from the exons ATGTGGGTACTCTTGCTGCTGTGGCCTCTGGCCCTGGGGTTCAGTCTGGGTGACACCCTGACCCCCATCGGCTTTGAGGACACGGGGAGCGCAGCAGAAGGCGATG ACATCACACAGAGGCCCCACCCCCGCAGCTTCCCCGGCCAGCCCTGTGCCAATGACAGCAACACCCTGGAGCTCCCTCCCAACTCTCGGGCCCTGCTGCTGGGCTGGGTGCCCACGAGGCTGGTGCCTGCGCTCTATGGGCTGGCCCTGGCAGTGGGGCTGCCTGCCAACAGCCTGGCGCTGTGGGTGCTGGCCACGCAGGTGCCCCGACTGCCCTCCACCATGCTGCTGATGAACCTGGCGGCCGCTGACCTGCTGCTGGCGCTGGCGCTGCCGCCACGGATTGCCTACCACCTGCGGGGCCAGCGCTGGCCCTTCGGCGAGGCCGCCTGCCGCCTGGACACGGCCGCACTCTACGGCCACCTGTACGGCTCCCTGTTGCTGCTGGCCGCTGTCAGCCTGGACCGATACCTAGCCGTGGTGCACCCGCTGCGGGCCCGCACCCTGCGAGGCCAGCGCCTGGCCAGCGGGCTCTGCGTCACAGCCTGGCTGGCGGCGGCTGCCCTGGCGATGCCCCTGGCGCTGCAGCAGCAGACCTTCCGGCTGTCACACTCTGACCACGTGCTATGTCACGACGTGCTGCCCACCGGTGCCCAGGCCTCCTACTGGCGGCCCGCCTTCATCTGCCTGGCGGGGTTCGGCTGCTTCCTGCCGCTGCTGGCCATGGTGCTGAGCTACGGGGCCACTCTACGCACGCTGGCGGCTGGGGGCCGGCGGTACGGCCACGCGCTGCGGCTGACCGCGCTGGTGCTGGTCTCCGCCGTGGCCCTCTTCGCGCCCAGCAACGTGCTGCTGCTGTTGCACTTCTCAAACCCTGGCCCTGACGCCTGGGGGGACCTGTACGCCGCCTACGTGCCCAGCCTGGCGCTCAGCACCCTCAACAGCTGTGTGGACCCCTTCATCTATTACTTCGTGTCTGCCGAGTTCAGGAGCAAGGTGCAGGAGGGGTTGCTCCGCCGGGGACCTGGCACGGCCACGGCCTCCAGGGAGGGCGGCAGCCGGGCGACGGGGACCCGGTCCTCCTCGCTCATGTGA